TTTTTAAAGTTTTTCTTTACCCCCTTCCAAAACATGAAAAACGGGATTTGAGGGTGGTTATCTATGCAAGAGATGTAACCAGAGAAAAAAAACTTCTTGAAGAAATCAGGCAGGCTGAAAGGCTTAGTTCCATTGGCAAAATGGCTGCGGGGATAGCCCATGAAATAAACAATCCCCTTGGAGTGATCAGGTGTTATGCTGATCTTTTGTCCGATTCACTGGAAACAAAGAAAAACATTTCCGATTTAAAAATTATAATAAACCAGACAAAAAAGGTTCAAAAAATTGTTTTAAATCTTTTAAATTTTTCAAGGGCAAGGGATATTGCCAAGGGAAAGACTTCCCTTAATGAAGGAGTTTCTAAAGTTATAGAAGTTTTAAGTTTTCAGGCATCTCAAAAAAAAATCAATCTGAAATTTTTTCCGGAAAACAATATTTTACCTATCCAATGCATTCCTTCTGTTTTAGATCAAATAATCACCAATATAGTGCTCAATGCAATTGATGCCTCAGGGGATAATGGAGGAAATGTGATCATAAGAACTTTTGGTCTTGAAAAAGAAGCACTCCTTGAAATAAGTGATGATGGAGAGGGAATAAATCAGGAGCTAATTGAAAGTATTTTTGATCCTTTTTTTACAACAAAGGAAATTGGCAAGGGTACAGGACTTGGTCTTTCTGTGGTTTACGGATTTATGAGCGAACTTGGAGGAAGAATTGAAGCTTTTTCAGAAGGCAGGACAGTATTTAAACTTTATTTTCCTTATTTTGATGAGAAAGGAGAGTTAAATGCCTGATTTGCCATTGATAGTTGCAGCAGATGATGATCCTGATTTTTTAAATGGAATTGTAAGAACTCTTGAATCAAAATTTAAGAACTTTCAAGTTATGGGTGCAAGTTCAGGGGCTGAAGTTTTAAAAATTACCAATTCAGGAGACGTTGGGGTTTTGATTTCGGATTTGAAAATGCCGGAAATGTCAGGAATGGAGCTTCTAGAAAATGTTTTGGAAATTAATCCTGACACCTGTGTTATCATGCTTACAGGCTATGCTACTATTGAGTCAGCAGTGGAAGCTTTAAAAAAAGGGGCCTGGGATTTTATTCCAAAGCCTGTTGAAAGAGAACAGCTTTTTCATTCAGTGGAAAAGGCTTTTGAACATTATAGGCTTGCCTGCGAAAACAGGAAACTTAAAACCCTGGTGGATTTTTATGATGAAGATAAAAGCTTACCCTTTGTAAGTAATGCAATGAAGGCCCTTAGAGAAAAGGCAAAAGCTGTTGCTAAAGCAGAATATACTGTGCTTATCACAGGGGAATCAGGTAGTGGCAAGGAATATGTTGCAAGAGAAATCCATAGGATGTCTAAAAGAAGAGATCGTATTTTAAATTCAATAAATTGTACTGCAATTCCAGAACAGCTTTTGGAAAGTGAACTTTTCGGTCATCTAAAAGGGGCTTTTACAGGAGCTGAAAAAAACAGAAGAGGTATTTTTCAGGCATCTGAGAAAGGAGCCATAATTCTTGATGAAATTGGAGATATTTCCCTGTCAACCCAGGTTAAATTGTTGAAGTTTCTTCAGGATAAAGAAGTTAAACCCCTGGGAAGCAGTGAGTCCAAAAAAGTTGATCTCAGAATTATTGCACTCACAAATCAAAATCTAGAAGAACTTATTCAAAAAGGTAAATTTAGAGAAGATCTTTATTATAGGCTCAATGTTTTATCTCTTGAAATTCCCCCATTAAGAAAAAGAAAGGAAGACATTCCTTTTCTTGCAAAAAAATTTCTTGACCAGACATCAAAAGAACTTGGAATGGAAAAAATCGAAATAGATCATGAAGCAATTAAGAAAATAACTTCAATGCCTTGGTTTGGGAATGTGCGGGAGTTGCAGAATTTCATGAGAAGACTTGTTGTATTTTCAGGAGGAGGCAAAGTAGACTTAAAGCTCATTGATATTGTTGAAGGAAATGACAATATCAATCTGGAAACAGAAGATAATGGAATTAAAAATTATAAAGAAGCAAAAAAAGAGGTTCTTGATTCATTTTCAAGGAAATATCTTACAAATCTTCTAGAAAAAACATCGGGAAATGTTTCCCATGTTTCAAGGCTGAGCGGACTTGAAAGAGTGTCTGTTCAGAAAATAATAAAAAGACTTGATATAGATGTGTCAAAATTCAGACCTTGATTTAATTGTCAGGCTATTTTTAAAGGTTTGAAATAAAAAGCCGGCATTATTAGCCGGCTTAATTTTAAAAGCTTTGTATTTTGTTTAATCTTTATTTAGAAGAGACTAAGAGTTTTTAAATTTACAATTCATTTAAATAAAAGTTAAAGTCGTTTTTTTCCTCCAGACAAAGATAGTCTTTGGTCTGTTTTTGGGAGCTGTGATTAAATGCTTTTACAAGTTTGGAAATATCTGTTCCATAGGTATGGTATTGATGATATCCCCAGGTTTTTCTTAGAGTGTGGGAACCGTAATTTCCGGTTAAGCCTATGGCATCACACCACTTGTTTACAAGTCTATGAAGGGAGGGTACAATTAATTTGCCCCTTTGGGATTTGAAGAGATAATCATCATCTTCATATTTTTCTGATTTAAGCAGACCTTTTATAGATCTGTATGAAATTCGGTTTATGGTTATTTCTTTTGGTTTTTCAGATTCTTGATTTATTATAAAAATTGAGTTTTCTTTAATATCTTTTACCTGATGAACCTTAAGATGCAAAAGTTCATTGGGCATAAGAGTTGTGTTGATTCCAAGGGTGAACAAAGTAGAGTTTCTCGGGTTGTCTATAAGGAGCTTTTTTATTTCCATTATTTCTTTGGTGCTTCTTATGGGTTCCGATTTTTGTGACTCTGACTGCTCGCCCTGTTCTGTGTTGTTTTCTTCTGCTGTCATAGACCCTCCAGATGTTAAGGTTGCTAAGTTTTAC
This genomic window from Desulforegulaceae bacterium contains:
- a CDS encoding sigma-54 dependent transcriptional regulator, whose product is MPDLPLIVAADDDPDFLNGIVRTLESKFKNFQVMGASSGAEVLKITNSGDVGVLISDLKMPEMSGMELLENVLEINPDTCVIMLTGYATIESAVEALKKGAWDFIPKPVEREQLFHSVEKAFEHYRLACENRKLKTLVDFYDEDKSLPFVSNAMKALREKAKAVAKAEYTVLITGESGSGKEYVAREIHRMSKRRDRILNSINCTAIPEQLLESELFGHLKGAFTGAEKNRRGIFQASEKGAIILDEIGDISLSTQVKLLKFLQDKEVKPLGSSESKKVDLRIIALTNQNLEELIQKGKFREDLYYRLNVLSLEIPPLRKRKEDIPFLAKKFLDQTSKELGMEKIEIDHEAIKKITSMPWFGNVRELQNFMRRLVVFSGGGKVDLKLIDIVEGNDNINLETEDNGIKNYKEAKKEVLDSFSRKYLTNLLEKTSGNVSHVSRLSGLERVSVQKIIKRLDIDVSKFRP
- a CDS encoding tyrosine-type recombinase/integrase: MTAEENNTEQGEQSESQKSEPIRSTKEIMEIKKLLIDNPRNSTLFTLGINTTLMPNELLHLKVHQVKDIKENSIFIINQESEKPKEITINRISYRSIKGLLKSEKYEDDDYLFKSQRGKLIVPSLHRLVNKWCDAIGLTGNYGSHTLRKTWGYHQYHTYGTDISKLVKAFNHSSQKQTKDYLCLEEKNDFNFYLNEL